In Cellulomonas sp. JZ18, the DNA window GTCACCCGGTACGCGCGGGCCACGCTGCTGCTGCCGGGTGCGGGCAGCCGCCTGACGGTGGACGTCGGGCTCGTCTGGGACGACGGCCGCACGCCCCTGCACCTGCGCCGGCTCGCCGTCGTCGAGACCAAGTGCGGGTCGACGGCGTCCCCCGCGGACCGGGTGCTGTGGGCGCACGGCCACCGGCCGGTCCGCATCTCGAAGTACGCCACGGGGCTCGCCGCCCTGCGCCCCGACCTGCCCGCCACCCGCTGGAGCCGCACGCTGCACCGGCACCTGCTCCCCCACGTCGCGCCCGCCGGCGCGCCGGACTGACCGCGCCGGCGACCCTCGCCGGCCTGGCCCGCGCCGCCCCGACGCCGTCGGCGGCGCCCGCACCCGCCCGGTCCCCGGGCCCGAGGAGGCACCCATGCCCCGTCCCGTCCGCCGCGCCGTCGTCGCCGCGGCCCTCACCGGCGCCCTCGCCCTCCCGGTCGCGACGGCCCAGGCCGCGGCGCCGCGGGCCGCCGTCGCTCCCGGCGTCGCACCCGCCGCCGTCGCACCAGCCGCCGTCGCACCGGCCGCCGTCGCACCGGCCGCCGTCGCGCCAGCGGACGTCGACACCGGCCTGCTGGGCGACATCACGTTCTCGGTGCCGCCCGGCACCTTCCGGGGCGAGGTGAGCGTGGCGCTCGGGACCACGGTGGCCGGCGCGCTGGTCCGGTACACCACCGACGGCTCGGCCCCGACGGCCTCCTCCCCGGCGTACTCGGCGCCGCTGCGGCTCACCCGCAGCACCGAGGTGCGCGCGCAGGCGTTCGTCGCCGGCGCCCCCACGGGCGCGCCGGGCGCCGCGCAGTACGTCGCCACCGCGGTGTCCGACCCGCACGACCTGCCGGTCCTGCTCGTCGACTCGTTCGGCGGCGGCGTGGTGGGCGACGCGTACCACCGGGCCGCGGTCATGGAGTTCCAGCCCGGCGGCGGCACCACGTCCCTCGCCGCGGAGCCGACCCTGGTCGGCCGCACCGGGTACCGCCTGCGCGGCCAGTCCAGCCGCATGTTCGACAA includes these proteins:
- a CDS encoding CotH kinase family protein, with amino-acid sequence MPRPVRRAVVAAALTGALALPVATAQAAAPRAAVAPGVAPAAVAPAAVAPAAVAPAAVAPADVDTGLLGDITFSVPPGTFRGEVSVALGTTVAGALVRYTTDGSAPTASSPAYSAPLRLTRSTEVRAQAFVAGAPTGAPGAAQYVATAVSDPHDLPVLLVDSFGGGVVGDAYHRAAVMEFQPGGGTTSLAAEPTLVGRTGYRLRGQSSRMFDKKPYRLELWDAEGDDLDLPFFGMPAESDWVLRGPFADKSLVREALVLDIGRELGLDVPRYRFVEVYVNDDASPVAADDYRGVYLLLETIKNQKNRLDLKKLDADDVSAPAVEGATSSSSSGWRPRARRCAARAPRRPAGRTSRCTTRTTWSPRSSSGSRSTSSASTTSCTAPGAPTPRPATRR